The Prevotella sp. E2-28 genome includes the window CACTACAGTAAAATAATATGATGCAGAAGCAGCAGTACAGAAGGACACTTATCACTGTGCTTCTCACGCTCATTGCAGCAGTGAGTTTTGCACAGAAGGGAGGGCACATACTTCGCCTCACTGTAACCGACAAAGACACACAGGAGTCTATTATCATGGCCAGCATTCAACTGCAGCCCACAGGGGCTATGGCGGTGACGGACATGGACGGTAAGGCCACTATCAACAATGTGCCAACGGGCGAATATACCCTGCAAATCAGTTATGTGGGTTACGAACCCGTCAACACCCGCATAAAAGTCAGTAGGGATATGACTATGCGCTTTCAGATGGTGCCCACCTCGCTATCGCTGCGTGAAGTACAGGTGGTGGCTAAACAGAAAGAGAGCGGCGCCTCTACATCAAGCGTTATTGGCCGACAAGCTATCGATCACCTGCAAGCCACCTCTCTGGCTGACGTGATGCAACTGATTCCCGGTCAGTTGATGGATCGTCCTGACTTGACACAACAGCAAGGACTGCAATTGCGCACACTACAGAACAACTCCACAATGGCTTTTGGTACCAGCATCGTTGTGGATGGTGTACCTATGTCCAATAATGGCACAATAGGTCAGGGTACCTTCTCTGGAACAGCCTTTACCGGTTCGGATATGCGTCAGGTATCTGCCGATAACATTGAGGAAGTAGAAGTCATCCGCGGCATTCCGTCGGCAGAATATGGCGACTTGACCAGCGGCCTCGTAGTAGTACACTCAAAAGTGGGTGTAACTCCTTGGCAGGCAAAAGCCAAGATTAATCCGGGACTTCAGAACTATAGTATAGGCAAAGGTGTGAAGATAGGCAAGACTGGCATCATCAACGCAAATGTGGACTATGCCAAAGCCTGGGGCGACCCGCGCCAGAAGACCCGTTCGTTCGACCGTTACACGGCTAATATAGGTTGGGGCTATGATATCACCAACCGTTGGCATGCTGACACAAAGTTCCGCTTCATGCAGGCTAAGGACTGGACCGGTCAAGATCCAGATGCTATTCAGGACGGTACGGAATCACTATCGAAGACAACAACCTTCGGACTGACTCATAACGGACGTATCAGAATGGACCTCCCACTGATGCGTACACTGAAATATACGCTAGGTGTCAGTATGTCGCAGATTGATAATGAAAACACCAGTTTCGTTGCTGTCAGCAGTGGACTGCTCCCTATCCTCACTGCTCGCGAAACGGGCTATTACTCCGTGGATTGGGTCACCTCTTCTTATAAAGCTACAGGTATTACCGAAAGCAGGCCTGGCAATGTATTCTTCAAACTGACCGATGATTTCTTCCTGCGTTTAGGAAAGACCATCCAGAGTTTCAAAGTGGGCGTTGACTATCGCTACGACTGGAACACAGGACGCGGTTACTATAACGTAGATGAGACAAGACCCTATCGTCCTAACAGCAACGGACGTCCCCGCGCTTTTGATGATATTCCCGGATTGCATCAGTTGTCGGCCTTTGCAGAAGACCAGTTCACCTATAATATTAATAAGGTAAACCGCCTGCGTATCAACTTCGGCCTGCGCTTCACATCTCTCCAGCCTTTCAACGAAGTGGCTACCACGGCCTTATCCCCCAGACTGA containing:
- a CDS encoding carboxypeptidase-like regulatory domain-containing protein, translated to MMQKQQYRRTLITVLLTLIAAVSFAQKGGHILRLTVTDKDTQESIIMASIQLQPTGAMAVTDMDGKATINNVPTGEYTLQISYVGYEPVNTRIKVSRDMTMRFQMVPTSLSLREVQVVAKQKESGASTSSVIGRQAIDHLQATSLADVMQLIPGQLMDRPDLTQQQGLQLRTLQNNSTMAFGTSIVVDGVPMSNNGTIGQGTFSGTAFTGSDMRQVSADNIEEVEVIRGIPSAEYGDLTSGLVVVHSKVGVTPWQAKAKINPGLQNYSIGKGVKIGKTGIINANVDYAKAWGDPRQKTRSFDRYTANIGWGYDITNRWHADTKFRFMQAKDWTGQDPDAIQDGTESLSKTTTFGLTHNGRIRMDLPLMRTLKYTLGVSMSQIDNENTSFVAVSSGLLPILTARETGYYSVDWVTSSYKATGITESRPGNVFFKLTDDFFLRLGKTIQSFKVGVDYRYDWNTGRGYYNVDETRPYRPNSNGRPRAFDDIPGLHQLSAFAEDQFTYNINKVNRLRINFGLRFTSLQPFNEVATTALSPRLNVAFSVTKWLDIRGGIGMNSKTPGLMHLYPDKKYIDDLVGNFTMASTPAYYTHTEVYDVQRSKGLKNATTTKVEVGADIKLPEGRKLSILAYQDRTPNGFEAASDYFTYTYNLFDDTHMPSIVNGQPDFSTGYAYQFTCFATTGQLANTDKTINRGLEFDFDLGEVKPLKTNFYFSGAWNETKTDWSTRMNTTAVPAALLTGTMYAGRNISPVRIVYPSGLDYTRLRRFVNTLRAVTHIPQLHMVASFTAQAIWHNSTWSYTADKNPIGWISDDLVYHDINSAEYITFNGGQIATNDEKLQLKYTDNEPTENPVTWNLSARLTKELGTTGALSLYVDNCLFYEPYLKGNKTSTLSQRNTGKFAFGAELSLKF